From one Rubrobacter xylanophilus genomic stretch:
- a CDS encoding helix-turn-helix domain-containing protein: MEVDTERLKELRRRKVLSMRELEELSGVSHNTIWRIESGRQGAHPRTIRKLAEALGVEPEELLKEE; the protein is encoded by the coding sequence ATGGAGGTGGATACGGAGCGGTTGAAGGAGTTGAGGAGGCGAAAGGTGCTCTCGATGCGGGAGCTGGAGGAGCTCTCCGGCGTCTCCCACAACACGATCTGGCGCATAGAGAGCGGCCGGCAGGGGGCGCATCCCCGCACGATCCGTAAGCTGGCCGAGGCCCTCGGGGTGGAGCCCGAGGAGCTGCTGAAGGAGGAGTAG
- a CDS encoding ABC transporter ATP-binding protein, with amino-acid sequence MAGQRTTYQERAARRSGNFDEMASAEAGTHLTADATDPNDPAKENTVFRLAGLIRPMWRPLLLAGLATLGATGATLALPWSVQYFMDGILSGSEGALGVLATSLLLLFAVQGIFSSARIYLLAYAGQSFVKDLMVRVYSRTQRFPLNYFDRERTGELISRISNDTTLIRNLVSNNLVEIVSQVVTVLGAAVLMFVLDWRMSLLIFVAVPFVVAVGAIFGRQVRKVTGEVQKNVADLTSIMEQTFGAIRVVKSFAREDHEQQRFADGAQKVFDASMRQAKISAILGPAVMLIVVSTLIGVLYYGGHRVVVGTLPAGEFVAFLIYMVMMSGPATGLTGQYTQLQQALAASDRIFSLMDTAGEDLDASQNGHSENAEGRIEFSDVSFSYDNGEKVLHEVSFDVSPGETVALVGPSGAGKSTLVSLLLRFYEIDSGEIFVDGTDIRELGLRALRSRIGLVAQDVALFSGTVRDNIRYGKLSATDAEVEAAARAANAHEFVSGLENGYDSLIGERGVKLSGGQRQRLSIARTLLSDPGILVLDEATSNLDAESEALVQDAVSRLMAQKTALVIAHRLSTVVNADRIVVLDSGRIVAQGTHAELMGSSTLYRRLYTKQLGGNQKSSSPTPKNCTRAKSATNSEDSRTP; translated from the coding sequence ATGGCCGGACAGAGAACAACCTACCAAGAAAGAGCGGCTCGTCGCTCCGGCAACTTCGACGAAATGGCATCAGCCGAGGCCGGGACGCACCTCACTGCCGACGCAACCGACCCTAACGATCCGGCAAAGGAGAACACCGTCTTTCGGCTGGCCGGATTGATCCGGCCCATGTGGAGACCCTTGCTTCTCGCCGGGCTTGCGACGCTGGGCGCGACGGGAGCCACGCTCGCCCTACCATGGTCGGTTCAGTATTTCATGGACGGCATCCTGTCCGGAAGCGAAGGCGCCCTAGGCGTCCTCGCAACGAGCCTGCTCCTCCTCTTTGCGGTCCAGGGCATCTTCTCTTCCGCGAGGATCTACCTTCTGGCCTACGCTGGACAGAGCTTCGTGAAAGACTTGATGGTCCGAGTCTACTCCAGGACGCAACGCTTCCCCCTCAACTACTTCGACCGGGAGAGGACCGGGGAGCTGATAAGTCGCATCTCGAACGACACTACGCTCATACGCAATCTCGTCTCGAACAACCTGGTGGAGATCGTCTCGCAGGTCGTCACCGTTCTGGGAGCGGCCGTCCTGATGTTCGTTCTGGATTGGCGTATGAGCCTCCTGATATTCGTCGCGGTTCCATTCGTCGTGGCGGTAGGCGCCATCTTTGGGCGCCAGGTCAGGAAGGTAACGGGCGAGGTACAGAAAAACGTGGCCGATCTCACGTCGATCATGGAGCAAACCTTCGGCGCCATCCGGGTGGTGAAGAGCTTCGCCCGCGAAGACCACGAGCAGCAGCGCTTCGCGGACGGAGCGCAGAAGGTCTTTGACGCTTCTATGCGGCAAGCGAAGATTTCGGCGATCCTTGGCCCCGCGGTGATGCTGATAGTCGTGTCCACGCTCATCGGCGTGCTGTACTACGGTGGACACCGGGTGGTAGTCGGGACCCTCCCGGCGGGCGAGTTCGTGGCCTTCTTGATCTACATGGTGATGATGAGTGGCCCGGCGACCGGCCTCACCGGCCAGTACACCCAGCTCCAGCAGGCCCTGGCAGCTTCCGACCGCATCTTCTCGCTGATGGACACGGCGGGCGAGGACTTGGATGCTTCGCAAAACGGCCACTCCGAGAATGCGGAAGGCCGCATAGAGTTCAGCGACGTTAGCTTCTCTTACGACAACGGGGAGAAAGTCCTACACGAGGTCAGCTTCGATGTGAGTCCGGGAGAGACGGTTGCCCTGGTCGGCCCGAGCGGGGCCGGCAAATCCACCCTCGTCTCTCTACTCTTGCGCTTCTACGAGATCGACTCCGGCGAGATTTTCGTAGACGGCACGGACATCCGGGAGCTGGGTCTCCGAGCGCTACGCTCTCGGATAGGTCTGGTCGCCCAGGACGTGGCGCTCTTCTCCGGCACGGTGCGCGACAACATCCGTTACGGGAAACTCTCCGCGACCGACGCCGAGGTCGAAGCCGCGGCCCGGGCGGCTAACGCGCACGAGTTCGTATCCGGTCTCGAAAACGGGTACGACAGCCTGATAGGAGAACGGGGAGTCAAGCTCTCAGGAGGCCAAAGGCAGCGCCTATCCATAGCGCGCACCCTGCTTTCGGATCCTGGGATCCTCGTTCTCGACGAGGCGACGAGCAACCTCGACGCCGAGAGTGAGGCCCTGGTACAGGACGCCGTCTCCCGTTTGATGGCGCAGAAAACCGCTCTCGTCATAGCCCATCGTTTGTCCACGGTGGTGAACGCGGATCGCATAGTCGTGCTCGACTCCGGTCGAATCGTGGCCCAGGGAACCCACGCGGAGCTGATGGGGTCCAGCACGCTCTACCGCAGGCTCTACACGAAGCAACTCGGCGGTAATCAGAAAAGTTCGAGCCCGACTCCGAAGAACTGCACGAGGGCGAAATCCGCCACGAACTCCGAAGATTCTAGAACGCCGTAG
- a CDS encoding SWIM zinc finger family protein, whose product MSESSVARRARRGLALWHDRGAEIRPMPAGGLSVPSCSQPGRSYRVSLAGEGRCGCADWRRRRQPCKHLFAALIWAAKQRRALVLAGRRAA is encoded by the coding sequence TTGAGTGAGTCCAGTGTAGCGCGTCGTGCGCGTCGGGGCCTCGCGCTCTGGCATGATCGCGGCGCCGAGATCCGGCCCATGCCCGCTGGCGGCCTCTCCGTGCCGTCCTGTAGTCAACCCGGCCGCAGCTACCGGGTGTCGCTGGCCGGCGAGGGGCGCTGCGGCTGCGCCGACTGGCGTCGTCGTCGGCAGCCCTGCAAGCACCTCTTCGCCGCGCTCATCTGGGCGGCGAAGCAGCGCCGGGCTCTGGTCCTGGCGGGGCGGAGGGCGGCCTGA
- the trmB gene encoding tRNA (guanosine(46)-N7)-methyltransferase TrmB, which produces MKVRPPDPETERRYLLRFTGRQLYHEAERLPGLSSPELFGDERPLELDVGCGTGEYICHLAQSDPEANFVGVDLHLKSLHKAVGRAAEAGLENIKFICADFRQMYPLLRPAALRAAYLHFPDPGIKPRYRKRRLFNERFLEEMHRAVVPGGKLSLVTDDEDYFRQMLELIERDGRWRRTHEEPYLVGFDPPVKSRFQRMWERRGRTIYRFELARP; this is translated from the coding sequence ATGAAGGTCCGGCCTCCGGACCCCGAGACGGAGCGGCGCTACCTGCTGCGCTTCACCGGCCGGCAGCTCTACCACGAGGCGGAGCGCCTGCCCGGCCTCTCCTCGCCGGAGCTCTTCGGCGACGAGCGGCCCCTGGAGCTCGACGTGGGCTGCGGCACCGGGGAGTACATCTGCCATCTCGCGCAGAGCGACCCGGAAGCCAACTTCGTCGGCGTGGACCTGCACCTGAAGTCGCTGCACAAGGCGGTCGGGCGGGCGGCGGAGGCCGGCCTCGAGAACATAAAGTTCATCTGCGCAGATTTCCGGCAGATGTACCCGCTGCTCAGGCCGGCCGCGCTGCGCGCCGCCTACCTGCACTTCCCCGACCCCGGCATAAAGCCCCGCTACCGCAAGCGGCGGCTGTTCAACGAGCGGTTCCTGGAGGAGATGCATCGTGCGGTCGTCCCGGGCGGGAAGCTGAGCCTCGTCACCGACGACGAGGACTACTTCCGGCAGATGCTGGAGCTCATCGAGCGTGATGGACGGTGGAGGCGCACCCACGAGGAGCCCTACCTGGTCGGGTTCGATCCCCCGGTGAAGTCCCGGTTCCAGCGTATGTGGGAGCGCCGGGGGAGGACCATCTACCGCTTCGAGCTCGCGCGTCCCTAG
- a CDS encoding acyl-CoA thioesterase, whose amino-acid sequence MGDFRFSHTLRVRYSEIDGQKVVYNAHYLTYLDVAITEYFRNLGIEFLDSSLFDIALVRATLDFRRPARLDDLLDVWVSIPRLGNSSFTGRFRILPHGEMAEESTVLDAEIVYVSFSAGEGRAVPIPGWVREKIESFEGRA is encoded by the coding sequence GTGGGGGACTTCCGCTTCTCCCACACGCTGCGCGTCAGGTACTCGGAGATCGACGGCCAGAAGGTGGTCTACAACGCCCACTACCTCACGTACCTGGACGTGGCGATCACCGAGTACTTCCGCAACCTCGGGATAGAGTTCCTGGATTCCTCGCTCTTCGACATCGCGCTGGTGAGGGCCACGCTGGACTTCCGCCGGCCCGCCCGGCTGGACGACCTGCTGGACGTGTGGGTCTCTATCCCTCGGCTCGGGAATTCCAGCTTCACGGGCCGGTTCAGGATCCTGCCGCACGGCGAGATGGCGGAGGAGAGCACGGTGCTCGATGCGGAGATCGTCTACGTCTCCTTCTCGGCTGGGGAGGGCCGCGCCGTTCCCATCCCGGGCTGGGTCCGGGAGAAGATAGAGTCCTTCGAGGGCCGCGCCTAG
- a CDS encoding flavoprotein, whose amino-acid sequence MDTEANVRTESRIDRLLVGVSGSVAVLGIQAYLAAFRALLADEVRVIMTDAAAGILPPSTVALFCDGVFTDGELSMERRPGHVELSRWAEEFVVIPATANLLGMVAHGIAPNLLTSSILASPRPVIFCPNANDAMWRKKAVQRNVRLLQEDGHKIIQPELTTAFEVASGEMRDNWVVPGPEELVERLQDIRRQRQPVEARVG is encoded by the coding sequence ATGGACACAGAGGCGAACGTCCGGACCGAAAGTCGGATAGATCGTTTGCTCGTCGGGGTATCAGGATCAGTTGCGGTTCTGGGTATCCAAGCATACCTGGCCGCCTTCCGGGCGCTGCTGGCCGATGAGGTAAGGGTGATCATGACCGACGCCGCAGCCGGGATACTCCCGCCTTCCACCGTCGCCCTGTTCTGCGACGGGGTGTTCACGGACGGGGAGCTCTCTATGGAACGGAGGCCCGGCCATGTCGAACTCTCCCGGTGGGCTGAGGAGTTCGTGGTGATCCCCGCCACGGCCAACCTGCTCGGCATGGTCGCCCATGGGATCGCGCCGAACCTGCTCACCAGCTCGATCCTGGCCTCTCCCAGACCCGTGATCTTCTGCCCGAACGCCAACGACGCCATGTGGCGCAAGAAGGCGGTGCAGAGGAACGTTCGTCTCTTGCAGGAGGACGGCCACAAGATCATACAGCCAGAACTGACGACGGCGTTCGAAGTCGCTTCGGGGGAGATGCGCGATAACTGGGTCGTTCCAGGCCCCGAAGAGCTGGTCGAGAGACTGCAAGACATCCGGCGGCAACGTCAACCGGTCGAGGCCCGGGTCGGCTGA
- a CDS encoding lanthionine synthetase C family protein, protein MATAPGNVNPVFNTHPWEGVSLSHGYPGVALLFAELDRLEPEVGWDAAAHEHLAACGPILAAGDTGLPSLFNGVCAVAFAALISSRGRSRYGRLLDRLDALVAERTEQIIHKERVRSKVQTGALASAYDVVSGLSGTGRYLLLASDRPGNHETLLKVLSYLVYLAESVEVGGREVPGWYLPAENQFLRQDRELYPAGNFNCGMAHGIAGPVALLSLASLEGVEVPGQAEAARRMAGWLLGCRRKDDYGYYWPDRVRLEEEIGGVSAGPHIRREAWCYGTPGVARALWLAGRALEDPELREAALEGMASVFRRPPANRNLDGPNFCHGTSGLLRISHRFIQDSQDLEASRLLEGLTEQALREFDPDSAFGFKDKVPTEKGQHGLDSASLLEGAAGVALSLLSVAREGPQRQWDTAFLIA, encoded by the coding sequence TTGGCGACGGCACCAGGGAACGTGAACCCCGTCTTCAACACGCATCCCTGGGAAGGAGTTTCGCTGTCCCACGGCTATCCGGGCGTGGCGTTGCTCTTCGCGGAGCTCGATCGCCTGGAGCCGGAGGTCGGCTGGGACGCCGCGGCGCACGAGCACCTCGCGGCCTGCGGCCCGATCCTGGCGGCCGGAGACACGGGGCTCCCGTCGCTCTTTAACGGGGTTTGCGCCGTGGCCTTCGCGGCCCTGATCTCATCCCGCGGACGCTCCCGGTACGGCAGACTGCTGGACCGATTGGATGCCCTGGTCGCCGAACGTACAGAACAGATCATCCACAAGGAAAGAGTACGGAGCAAGGTCCAGACAGGGGCTCTGGCGTCCGCCTACGACGTGGTCTCCGGCCTCTCGGGCACGGGACGTTACCTTCTACTCGCGAGTGACCGTCCCGGCAACCATGAGACCCTTCTCAAGGTCCTGAGTTACCTGGTCTATCTCGCGGAGTCGGTCGAGGTCGGAGGCCGCGAGGTTCCGGGCTGGTATCTCCCTGCGGAGAACCAGTTCCTGAGACAGGACCGGGAACTGTACCCCGCGGGCAACTTCAACTGCGGCATGGCTCACGGCATCGCGGGACCCGTGGCGCTACTGTCGCTCGCCTCGCTAGAAGGCGTGGAGGTTCCGGGACAAGCGGAGGCCGCTCGTCGCATGGCCGGATGGCTGCTCGGGTGTAGGCGGAAAGATGACTACGGCTACTACTGGCCGGATCGAGTACGTCTGGAGGAAGAGATCGGCGGTGTTTCGGCGGGACCGCACATCAGGCGCGAGGCCTGGTGTTACGGAACCCCAGGAGTGGCTCGGGCGCTGTGGTTGGCCGGACGGGCGCTAGAAGATCCCGAGTTGCGCGAGGCGGCACTCGAGGGCATGGCCTCCGTGTTTCGCCGTCCGCCGGCGAACAGAAACCTCGACGGACCGAACTTCTGCCATGGTACCTCCGGCCTGTTGAGGATATCGCACCGGTTCATCCAGGACAGCCAAGACCTGGAAGCCTCACGACTACTCGAAGGTTTGACCGAACAGGCACTGCGGGAGTTCGATCCGGACTCCGCCTTTGGCTTCAAGGACAAGGTGCCCACGGAGAAGGGTCAGCACGGCCTGGACTCGGCGAGCTTGCTCGAAGGGGCTGCGGGCGTGGCGCTGAGCCTGCTGTCGGTGGCGCGCGAAGGCCCCCAGCGGCAATGGGACACGGCTTTTTTAATCGCCTGA
- a CDS encoding S53 family peptidase, with protein sequence MSGSSRARTEGEHKAQWLLKSLLVTGCLILSLTAASGANGQPKAQEEDGSNRSPIEYVTDPPYQRVPTADAPAARNTANQQTFPYTPSQCKTQFGFACYAPEHIRAAYNVPDDLTGEGQSIAIVVAYGSPTIREDLETFSEAFGLPKPKFNLFYPGGKRPYKPEQHPAQTSWAAETSLDVQWAHAIAPEATINLVVAPNSKGNSINRAQRFVIDNNLGEVMPLSFGAPEGSIRGKGNNLHLRQAHKIYEDAQAGNISVFAAAGDAGAENGYEVPNALFPASDPLVTAVGGTSLFANDAGEYRNEIVWNDSDPALCPYGCKLGNTRATGGAPSKIFEAPPYQQALSGMNARTTADVGYNASSYTGVLVYYGFLEEGNGFYFSGGTSAGTPQWAAIAALANQAAGRPLGFLNPTLYRIGADRARYARAFHDVTVGNNGISSEGFEAKSNYDIPTGLGTPNVRRLISTLLDEPGATTRREISSE encoded by the coding sequence TTGTCCGGTTCATCACGCGCCAGGACCGAAGGTGAGCACAAGGCGCAATGGCTTCTAAAGTCGTTGCTGGTTACCGGCTGCCTCATACTCTCTCTTACGGCAGCATCGGGAGCAAACGGGCAACCGAAAGCCCAGGAGGAGGACGGATCGAATCGCTCTCCCATAGAGTACGTGACGGACCCTCCTTACCAACGTGTCCCCACCGCGGACGCTCCCGCAGCAAGAAACACCGCTAATCAGCAAACGTTCCCCTACACCCCTTCTCAATGCAAGACGCAGTTCGGTTTCGCCTGCTACGCGCCGGAGCACATCCGCGCTGCTTACAACGTCCCGGATGACCTCACCGGAGAAGGACAGAGTATCGCGATCGTTGTGGCTTACGGTAGTCCTACCATCAGGGAGGATCTGGAAACTTTCAGTGAAGCTTTCGGCTTGCCCAAGCCCAAGTTCAATCTGTTCTACCCTGGAGGCAAACGGCCTTATAAGCCGGAGCAACATCCCGCGCAGACCTCCTGGGCCGCGGAGACCAGCTTAGACGTGCAATGGGCCCACGCGATAGCGCCCGAAGCCACGATCAATCTCGTGGTGGCACCGAATAGCAAGGGGAACTCGATCAATCGCGCTCAACGCTTCGTGATCGATAACAACCTCGGGGAGGTAATGCCCTTGAGCTTCGGTGCGCCGGAAGGTTCTATAAGAGGCAAAGGTAACAACCTACACCTCAGGCAGGCGCACAAGATATACGAAGACGCTCAAGCCGGGAATATTAGCGTCTTCGCGGCAGCGGGCGATGCAGGGGCAGAGAACGGTTACGAGGTGCCCAACGCGCTCTTCCCTGCTTCGGATCCTCTGGTCACCGCAGTCGGTGGTACCTCTCTCTTCGCCAACGACGCAGGTGAATATCGTAATGAGATAGTCTGGAACGACTCCGATCCCGCCCTGTGCCCGTACGGCTGCAAGCTTGGCAATACTCGGGCGACCGGTGGGGCGCCAAGCAAAATCTTCGAAGCCCCACCTTATCAGCAAGCACTCTCCGGCATGAATGCCAGGACCACTGCGGATGTCGGCTACAACGCTTCGAGTTATACCGGGGTCTTGGTCTACTACGGCTTCCTGGAAGAAGGAAACGGTTTCTATTTCTCCGGCGGCACCAGTGCAGGAACACCTCAATGGGCGGCCATCGCGGCGCTAGCCAACCAGGCCGCCGGGCGACCTCTCGGATTTCTCAATCCGACTCTTTACAGAATAGGAGCTGATCGAGCTAGGTACGCCAGAGCTTTCCACGACGTGACGGTGGGTAACAACGGGATCTCTTCGGAAGGTTTTGAGGCCAAATCCAACTACGACATACCGACGGGCCTGGGAACCCCCAACGTCCGCAGGCTTATCTCAACTTTATTGGATGAACCGGGAGCTACTACACGCCGGGAGATCAGTAGCGAATAG
- a CDS encoding tyrosine-type recombinase/integrase: MGKRGNGEGTISRRKNGGWMAQYYVHTANGRKRKTLYGKTRAEVAKKLARALSDREGGLVFDAEGLKLREYLSRWLEDSVKDTVRNTTYERYEQISRTHIIPMLGDVKLKVLSPTHVRALYKEKLQTLSPRTVQYIHVTLHKALKQAVHDGLIPRNATEAVKPPQVRREEIRPLTPEQVKMLLDAARGDRLEALYALAVHTGLRQGELLGLKWEDVDLETGSLHVKRTLTTARGGPRLAAPKTKGSRRRVSLTRSAVDALRAHLARQLEEIDRAGSLWQENGLVFASETGEPLDRRDITSRQFKPLLKRAKLPEKTRFHDLRHTCATLLLTKNVNPKVVSEMLGHSNIAITLDTYSHVLPDMQDSAARALEEALS; this comes from the coding sequence TTGGGCAAGAGGGGAAACGGCGAAGGGACCATCTCCCGCCGCAAGAATGGCGGCTGGATGGCCCAGTACTACGTGCACACCGCAAACGGGCGCAAGCGCAAGACGCTCTATGGCAAGACGAGAGCGGAGGTGGCGAAGAAGCTGGCCAGGGCGCTCTCCGACCGCGAGGGCGGGCTTGTCTTCGACGCGGAGGGCCTCAAGCTCCGCGAGTATCTCTCCCGCTGGCTGGAAGATTCCGTGAAGGACACGGTCAGGAACACCACCTACGAGCGGTACGAGCAGATCTCGCGGACACACATTATCCCCATGCTGGGCGACGTCAAGCTCAAGGTCCTATCCCCGACCCACGTGCGCGCTCTCTACAAGGAGAAGCTCCAAACCTTGAGCCCCCGTACCGTGCAGTACATCCACGTCACGCTCCACAAGGCGCTCAAGCAGGCCGTCCACGATGGACTCATCCCGCGCAACGCCACGGAGGCCGTCAAGCCCCCGCAGGTACGCCGGGAGGAGATCCGGCCCCTCACCCCGGAGCAGGTCAAGATGCTGCTCGACGCGGCCCGCGGCGATCGCCTCGAAGCCCTCTACGCGCTCGCCGTCCACACCGGGCTCAGGCAGGGCGAACTCCTGGGCCTCAAGTGGGAGGACGTGGACCTGGAGACAGGATCTCTGCACGTCAAGCGTACCCTGACCACGGCGAGGGGCGGCCCCCGCCTCGCCGCGCCCAAGACCAAGGGCAGCCGTCGCCGCGTCAGCCTGACCAGGAGCGCTGTGGACGCCCTCAGAGCCCACCTGGCGCGCCAGCTGGAAGAAATAGACCGGGCCGGCTCCCTGTGGCAAGAGAACGGGCTCGTGTTCGCCTCCGAGACCGGCGAGCCCCTCGACCGACGCGACATCACCTCACGCCAATTCAAGCCGCTCCTCAAGCGCGCGAAACTGCCGGAGAAGACCCGCTTCCACGACCTGCGGCACACCTGCGCGACGCTGCTGCTCACCAAGAACGTCAACCCCAAGGTCGTCTCGGAGATGCTGGGGCACTCCAACATCGCTATCACCCTCGACACCTACTCGCACGTGCTCCCCGATATGCAAGACAGCGCCGCCCGCGCCCTCGAAGAAGCCCTCAGCTGA